Below is a genomic region from Oncorhynchus nerka isolate Pitt River unplaced genomic scaffold, Oner_Uvic_2.0 unplaced_scaffold_3223, whole genome shotgun sequence.
accCAACTGGACTCACTTCCcacacactgacctgttagagCCTCAGCCTtccacacacaggtactggacccacccaacacactgacctgttagagCCTCTAGCCTGTTAGACCTCTAGCCtccacacacaggtactggactcacccaacacactgacctgttagagCCACTGTGGAGCCtaccacacacaggtactggactcacccaacacactgacctgttagagcctctgtagcctaccacacacaggtactggactcacccaacacactgacctgttagagcctctagcctaccacacacactggactcacccaacacactgacctgttagagcctctagcctaccacacacaggtactggactcacccaacacactgacctgttagagcctctagcctactggacccacacacaggtactggacccacccaacacactgacctgttagagCCTCTGTAGCCTtccacacacaggtactggactcacccaacacactgacctgttagagcctctagccttccacacacaggtactggacccacccaacacactgacctgttagagccactgtagcctaccacacacaggtactggactcacccaacacactgacctgttagagcctctgtagcctaccacacacaggtactggactcaccaacacactgacctgttagacccacacacactggacacactgaccTGTGGACCCACCtaccacacacaggtactggactcacccaacacactgacctgttagagagcctaccacacacaggtagacccacctaccacacacaggtactggactcacccaacacactgacctgttagagcctctagccttccacacacaggtactggactcacccaacacactgacctgttagagcctctgtagcctaccacacacaggtactggacccacccaacacactgacctgttagagcctctagccttccacacacaggtactggacccacccaacacactgacctgttagagcctctgtagcctaccacacacaggtactggacccacccaacacactgacctgttagagcctctagcctaccacacacaggtactagactcacccaacacactgacctgttagagcctctagcctaccacacacaggtactagactcacccaacacactgacctgttagagcctctagcctaccacacacaggtactagactcacccaacacactgacctgttagagcctctgtagcctaccacacacaggtactggacccacccaacacactgacctgttagagcctctagcctaccacacacaggtactagactcacccaacacactgacctgttagagcctctagcgtaccacacacaggtactagactcacccaacacactgacctgttagagcctctagcctaccacacacaggtactggacccacccaacacactgacctgttagagcctctagcctaccacacacaggtactagactcacccaacacactgacctgttagagcctctgtagcctaccacacacaggtactggactcacccaacacactgacctgttagagcctctagccttccacacacaggtactggactaactatttaaccaggaagtcccattgaaGACGAGGGACCCATTTTTACAAAAGGACAACTAGGTCATATTCATTAGTGCACTAGCAAATTTCTTTGCAACGGAAATTGAAAAATAACATTTCTTACTGGACATTTCCGGGTAGTCGCTCCctgtttccatctgtttgacGAGATAATGTGTCGTTTCCTCCAGCTGTTCTTCAAGAGCAGAGGCATCCTGAACGAAGAGGGCTTCATCCTGTTTGTGAGGAAGAACGCCATCATCGTCCTCATCCCTAAGTTTGGTCTGGAGGGAACGGTGTTCTTTGAGAACAAAGATAAACCCAGCCCCAAACTGATCTTCAACGAAGAGGTACCCTCGTTGTGTGTCAGAGAAAActaaagctttttttttttgtgtgtatggatcaactgtaactgtgtgtgtgtgtgtgtgtgtgtgtgtgtgtgtgtgtgtgcaggctccTAGTCTGACGGTGGAGGGCCACTCCTTCAACATGTTTGACAAGGTCAAAGTGACAATCAGTCTGGATGCGTCCAACGTCCAGCACCAGAAGATCAGGATGTCCCTGGTCGAACCTGTGGTACGTTTGTTGTTTCAAACTGAATCTCTCTGTAATTACAGAGATCCTATGGTGGTTATTTCCATGAAGTACAACCACGTTCAGGTAACGGTTTGTGTCCGACGAGGTAAAATAGCCATCTGTCATGTCAAATCACTCATTTCAGGCTTGGACATGTAACTAATATGGTTGTTTTCTAGATCTCTGGAGTGAGTGTGGCGCCGTCTGAACCAGAACCAGAGGTCAAGAGAGCTAAACTGGACCGTTGAACAACACCATCCTCAGACTGAAACTCTTCTCCGAGCTCAGTTTAGAGTTATTTTAAATGTTTAGCTTTTCTTTTCTACATTACAAGCACAGAACATCCTGTGGTTAATATGTTTATGATTTTAAAACCTTCAGTCAGAACCTTTTTTCCTTGACTTAATGTCATCCTTCCAGGTAAATGTTAATGGGATGCCAGTAACCTGTAGAATGGGATGATATATTGTATTTCTAGTCCTGACCGGTCTATTCTGGAAGGAATGTTACCTTGTAAAACTCTCAATAAAGCTCTTGGTTTTAGCCAATATTCCTTTTCTCATCTCTTTGTCTAGTCTCTGTTTTGTGATTGGAATAGGTGCATTTAGCCCATGTTCCTTTCTCATCTCTTTGGCTAAATGCACCTATTCCAATCACAAAACAGACTAGACAAAGAGATGAGAAAGGAACATGGGCTAAATGCACCTACTCCAATCACAAAACAGACTAGACAATGTTCCTTTCTCATCTCTTTGTCTAGTTTGTGATTGGAGTAGGTGCATTTAAATCACATGTAGCCAGGAAACTGAAGAGTAGCCCAGTTGTACAACATTTAATGTGGCTCAGTGGTCTAGTCAGAACGTTACACTCATTCAATAACACTTCCTCCATAAAACATGTCATTTAATCAGCTGATGGTGGCTTTGTTTAAAGGGGAGCTCTGCAGTTATACAAATATTTATAACAAAATGTACAATAAAAATCATTTTATCACAATTCACATTCCCGTAATTGTTTAACTGATTAAAAATAATGCTAAATTCACAATCAACAAGAATATAAAATGTATAAATACATAACTGAAAGTCAAGTTTCATCTGTCCCTTGTTCATGTCAACACTACGTTTTCCAAAATAGCACCTTATTCCCACAGGgctccaaagtagtgcactactgaccAACGCCCACAGGgctccaaagtagtgcactactgaccAACACCCACAGGgctccaacgtagtgcactactgacCAGGgctccaacgtagtgcactatataggctgCCATTTCAACTCCACTACGAGGGATAGCTAGCGCCAATAGGAATTCATTTCAAGGTTCATTTGTGCGAATGGCGGCATCTAAATATTGTCAC
It encodes:
- the LOC115122466 gene encoding exosome complex exonuclease RRP44-like, producing the protein MQAVYFCFGMDNGENTHFTSPIRRYSDIIVHRLLAVAIGADSTYPDLMDKHKQSALCNNLNYRHKMAQYAQRASVAFHTQLFFKSRGILNEEGFILFVRKNAIIVLIPKFGLEGTVFFENKDKPSPKLIFNEEAPSLTVEGHSFNMFDKVKVTISLDASNVQHQKIRMSLVEPVISGVSVAPSEPEPEVKRAKLDR